One window from the genome of Candidatus Lernaella stagnicola encodes:
- the ispG gene encoding flavodoxin-dependent (E)-4-hydroxy-3-methylbut-2-enyl-diphosphate synthase produces the protein MKERRKTRQIDVGGVKIGGDAPIVVQSMTNTDTRDAEATIAQINALQGAGAEIVRLAVPDAEAADALTEIVSRTSAPVVADIHFDYRLALASLEAGVAMLRINPGNIKRERIEAVVQAAAERGVPIRIGINAGSLEKRLLEKYGGATAAAMFESAMDNVKLLEDLGFHDIKVSLKASDVARTVEANRLFATQTDIPLHLGVTEAGTLQTGTVRSAVGLGILLFEGIGDTIRVSLTGDPLPEVRVGWDILKSLELRQRGINITSCPNCGRLEQPIEEIIDEIEAEFGASESHLHIAVMGCSVNGPGESREADIGVIAARDGFLLYKGGEFWKKVAREEIVASLRIAMAELA, from the coding sequence ATGAAAGAGCGACGGAAAACGCGGCAAATCGACGTCGGCGGCGTGAAAATCGGCGGCGACGCGCCGATCGTTGTCCAATCGATGACCAACACCGATACCCGCGATGCCGAAGCGACGATCGCGCAAATCAACGCCCTGCAAGGCGCGGGGGCCGAGATCGTGCGCCTAGCGGTTCCCGACGCCGAGGCGGCCGACGCCCTGACCGAGATCGTCTCGCGCACCAGCGCTCCCGTCGTGGCCGATATCCATTTCGATTACCGCCTGGCCCTGGCAAGCCTGGAAGCGGGCGTGGCGATGCTGCGCATCAATCCGGGCAACATCAAGCGCGAACGGATCGAAGCCGTGGTGCAAGCCGCGGCCGAACGCGGCGTGCCGATTCGCATCGGCATCAACGCGGGCAGCCTCGAAAAGCGTTTGTTGGAAAAGTACGGCGGCGCGACGGCGGCGGCGATGTTCGAGTCGGCCATGGACAACGTGAAGCTGCTGGAGGACTTGGGTTTCCATGACATCAAAGTCAGCCTGAAGGCGTCCGACGTGGCCCGTACCGTCGAAGCCAACCGCTTGTTCGCCACGCAAACCGACATCCCGCTGCACCTGGGCGTCACCGAAGCGGGAACCCTGCAAACCGGCACCGTGCGCAGCGCGGTCGGCCTCGGCATTCTGCTTTTCGAGGGCATCGGCGACACGATCCGCGTTTCGCTTACTGGCGACCCCCTGCCCGAGGTGCGCGTGGGTTGGGACATTCTCAAGAGCCTGGAGCTTCGGCAGCGCGGCATTAACATTACGTCGTGCCCGAATTGCGGGCGCTTGGAGCAGCCGATCGAGGAAATCATCGATGAAATTGAGGCCGAGTTCGGCGCGTCCGAGAGCCACCTGCACATCGCCGTGATGGGCTGCAGCGTCAACGGCCCCGGCGAGTCGCGCGAGGCCGACATCGGCGTCATCGCCGCCCGCGACGGCTTTTTGCTCTACAAGGGCGGAGAGTTTTGGAAAAAAGTAGCCCGGGAAGAAATCGTCGCTTCGCTTCGAATCGCGATGGCCGAACTAGCCTGA
- a CDS encoding sigma-54 dependent transcriptional regulator, with translation MERRILIVDDEPDIRETLGGILEDEGYEVKTVGSGEEALRAIAAERPDLVMLDIWMPGIDGMETLARIKKRDPELQVIMISGHGSVETAVKAIKMGAYDFIEKPLSLPQTILAVNRVMKLIRLEEENVHLKENIEAKFEMIGRHPAILKLREQIELAAPTDGWVLVTGENGTGKELVARQIHMSSRRAKKPFIEVNCAAIPDELIESELFGHEKGAFTGATDRRRGKFDLADGGAIFLDEIADMSLKTQAKVLRVLQEQRFERVGGSELIPVDVRVIAATNKDLLEEIAAGRFREDLYYRLNVIPLHVPPLRERRADIALFVGFFSKAFCERSGLPSRRFADDATAYLSEYDWPGNVRELKNIIERLVIMTRADEVTREQVVQAIKLQPGRRDEHEAMFEIEDFREARAGFEREFLKRKLEKQAGNVTKTAEHIGLERTNLHRKIKALGLTSSGEDA, from the coding sequence ATGGAGCGACGCATTCTGATCGTCGACGACGAGCCCGATATCCGCGAGACTCTCGGCGGCATCCTCGAGGACGAGGGCTACGAGGTCAAAACCGTCGGTTCCGGCGAGGAGGCGCTGAGGGCGATCGCCGCCGAACGGCCGGACCTGGTGATGCTCGACATCTGGATGCCCGGCATCGACGGCATGGAAACCCTGGCGCGCATCAAGAAACGGGATCCGGAGTTGCAGGTCATCATGATCAGCGGTCACGGCAGCGTCGAAACCGCCGTGAAAGCAATCAAAATGGGCGCTTACGATTTTATCGAAAAGCCGCTTTCGTTGCCGCAGACGATCCTGGCCGTCAACCGCGTGATGAAGCTGATCCGCCTCGAGGAGGAAAACGTCCACCTCAAGGAAAACATCGAAGCCAAATTCGAGATGATCGGCCGTCACCCCGCGATCCTGAAATTGCGCGAGCAAATCGAACTGGCCGCCCCCACCGACGGCTGGGTGCTCGTCACCGGCGAAAACGGCACGGGTAAGGAATTGGTGGCGCGGCAAATTCACATGAGCTCCCGGCGCGCCAAGAAACCCTTCATTGAAGTCAACTGCGCCGCGATTCCCGACGAACTGATCGAGTCCGAACTCTTCGGCCACGAAAAAGGCGCTTTCACCGGTGCCACGGATCGGCGTCGCGGGAAATTTGACTTGGCCGACGGCGGGGCGATATTCCTGGACGAAATCGCCGACATGAGCCTGAAAACGCAGGCCAAGGTGCTGCGCGTGTTGCAGGAACAGCGTTTCGAGCGCGTGGGCGGCAGCGAACTGATTCCCGTCGACGTGCGTGTCATTGCCGCCACGAACAAAGACCTGCTGGAGGAAATCGCCGCCGGGCGCTTTCGCGAAGACCTTTACTACCGCCTCAACGTCATCCCCCTGCACGTGCCGCCGCTGCGTGAACGCCGGGCGGATATCGCGCTATTCGTCGGCTTTTTCAGCAAAGCTTTCTGTGAGCGCTCGGGCCTTCCGTCGCGTCGATTTGCCGATGACGCCACCGCGTACCTGAGCGAATACGACTGGCCGGGCAACGTGCGGGAACTCAAAAACATCATCGAGCGCCTGGTCATCATGACGCGCGCCGACGAAGTAACACGCGAACAGGTCGTGCAGGCCATCAAGCTTCAACCCGGCCGGCGCGATGAACACGAAGCGATGTTCGAGATTGAAGATTTCCGCGAAGCCCGCGCGGGTTTCGAACGCGAATTCCTAAAACGCAAGCTGGAGAAACAAGCCGGCAACGTGACCAAAACCGCCGAACATATCGGCCTGGAACGCACGAACTTACACCGAAAAATCAAGGCCCTGGGCCTCACATCGTCCGGAGAAGACGCATGA
- a CDS encoding glycerophosphodiester phosphodiesterase family protein translates to MLAVLLIAGQALAVFNQGHRGTGTNMVGNPFPENTIPSFLQAFAEGADMVELDCTLSADDEVVVIHDDSLDRTTDCSGAVYDWDLVDIKTCDAAVGTPLQGTGVEVPTLAEVFAALDAAKYTGEVNVEIKGSLVGVVGAAHLAERVTDEILLAGWEDRIIFSCFSASVLDEVELIDSAWITAYLTSEVNVNAQADLAYEHGFDGLHPYFAQTFAPQVDYAHGLGLFVNVWTLDVPALMQSMINRGVDGIITNDPEKLAPLLDDDDDDTTDDDTTDDDTTDDDTTDDDTTDDDTATDDDDDDTTDDDTATDDDDDDDDDNDDDDDDNDDDDDDNDSGCGC, encoded by the coding sequence ATGTTGGCAGTTCTCCTAATCGCCGGGCAGGCGTTGGCAGTATTCAATCAAGGCCATCGTGGCACCGGCACGAACATGGTCGGCAATCCGTTTCCCGAAAATACGATTCCGAGCTTTTTGCAGGCCTTCGCCGAGGGTGCGGACATGGTCGAATTGGACTGCACACTCTCGGCCGACGACGAAGTGGTCGTCATCCACGACGATAGCCTCGATCGCACTACCGATTGCAGTGGGGCTGTGTACGATTGGGATCTGGTCGACATCAAAACGTGCGACGCCGCGGTCGGTACACCGCTGCAGGGGACCGGCGTGGAAGTGCCCACGCTCGCCGAGGTTTTTGCGGCGCTTGATGCGGCGAAATACACGGGCGAAGTGAACGTCGAGATCAAAGGAAGCCTGGTCGGCGTGGTCGGCGCCGCGCACCTGGCGGAGCGGGTTACCGACGAGATTTTGCTGGCCGGTTGGGAAGATCGGATCATTTTCTCCTGTTTTTCCGCGTCGGTTCTCGATGAAGTCGAACTGATCGATTCGGCGTGGATCACCGCGTATCTCACCAGCGAGGTCAACGTCAACGCGCAGGCCGATTTGGCCTACGAACACGGCTTCGACGGCCTGCACCCCTACTTTGCGCAGACCTTCGCGCCGCAGGTGGACTACGCGCACGGCCTCGGCCTTTTCGTCAATGTGTGGACCCTGGATGTGCCCGCCTTGATGCAGTCGATGATCAACCGCGGCGTCGACGGCATCATCACCAACGACCCGGAAAAGCTCGCGCCCCTGCTCGATGACGATGACGACGACACGACCGACGACGACACGACGGACGACGACACGACGGACGACGACACGACCGACGACGACACGACCGACGACGACACCGCCACCGACGATGACGATGACGACACGACCGACGACGACACCGCCACCGATGACGACGATGACGACGATGACGATAACGACGATGATGATGACGACAACGACGATGACGATGACGATAACGACAGCGGTTGCGGCTGCTAA
- a CDS encoding mechanosensitive ion channel: protein MTWAEFKAWAGTGMSKPLFSMAGSEVTPNSILAFLAIILVSFGLSWLVQRAMRRVLAKSFAGNEGTLASIRRLVHYLVMFFGLGIALNTIGINMNALFAAGAVFAIAIGFAMQNIVQNFVSGIILLVERSIKPGDVLEVEGQLVKIVAMGIRTTTARTLLEEDLIIPNSTLSQSTVKNYTLRDRDFRLGVRVGVTYGSDMRHVTQTLEKTARELPWRSQKTEPHVMMVEFGSSSVDFDVWVHITDPWRSRWLRAELREAIWFAFLDEKIMIAFPQVDVHFDPSVTEALTRLPQAI, encoded by the coding sequence ATGACCTGGGCGGAATTCAAAGCGTGGGCGGGCACCGGTATGAGCAAACCGCTGTTTTCGATGGCGGGGTCCGAGGTAACGCCGAACTCCATTCTGGCGTTTCTGGCAATCATCCTGGTCAGTTTCGGCCTATCGTGGCTGGTGCAACGGGCTATGCGCCGCGTCCTGGCCAAGAGCTTTGCCGGCAACGAAGGCACGCTGGCCTCAATTCGACGTTTGGTACATTACCTGGTCATGTTTTTTGGTTTGGGCATCGCGCTCAACACAATCGGCATCAATATGAACGCGCTGTTTGCCGCCGGCGCGGTTTTCGCCATCGCCATCGGCTTTGCCATGCAAAACATCGTGCAGAATTTCGTCTCCGGAATCATCTTGCTGGTCGAGCGCTCCATCAAACCCGGCGATGTGCTGGAAGTGGAGGGACAACTCGTCAAGATCGTGGCCATGGGCATCCGCACGACGACGGCGCGTACGTTGCTCGAGGAGGATCTGATCATTCCCAACTCGACGTTGTCGCAATCGACGGTGAAGAATTACACGCTGCGCGACCGCGATTTTCGGCTCGGCGTGCGGGTGGGCGTCACTTACGGATCGGACATGCGCCACGTGACGCAGACGCTGGAAAAGACGGCGCGGGAACTGCCCTGGCGGTCCCAAAAGACCGAGCCCCACGTGATGATGGTCGAATTCGGGTCGTCGTCGGTCGATTTCGATGTCTGGGTGCATATTACCGATCCCTGGCGCTCGCGCTGGTTACGAGCGGAACTGCGCGAGGCAATCTGGTTTGCGTTCCTAGACGAGAAAATCATGATCGCCTTCCCGCAGGTGGACGTTCATTTTGACCCCTCGGTGACCGAAGCGCTGACTCGGTTGCCGCAAGCGATTTAA
- a CDS encoding DUF1846 family protein, producing MVTTERANGFDNERYLQKQAEAIVTRIERFRGRLYLEFGGKLLRDMHAARVLPGYDPDVKIKLLQRLHDVVEIIFCVCAGDIEKGRIRGDFGLTYDAASLRTFDDLEDFGFNVSAVIVNRYHGEKSAARFIDFLRSRDIPVYTQPEIDGYPADVEKIVSDEGYGRNPFIETTKPLVIVTGAGPGSGKMATGLSQVYHHQLRGQNAGFAKFETFPIWNLPLEHPVNLAYEAATADLKDRNLVDPFHLEAYGIAAVNYNRDIENFSIMRAIIASITSNGLTAMDYRSPTDMGVNMAKEGIINDDVVRAAATREIIRRYFRYAWEHKQGLESRDTVAIVEKLMQKVGAKVTDYPPVPAAREAAKEAARREKGDHGVYCGAALELHDGEIVVGLNSSLMHAEAALVLNVIKKLGHIPAEIDLLPPPIVENICRLKTDIQARKTAGLNVEEVLVALSIGAASSPTAAHCMQKLRLLAGCDMHTTHVIGKGNENGLRQLGITVTTDGLPVSRGFYY from the coding sequence GTGGTGACAACCGAACGAGCCAATGGTTTCGATAACGAACGCTATCTTCAAAAACAAGCCGAAGCCATCGTCACACGAATAGAGAGATTCCGGGGCAGGCTTTACCTGGAATTCGGCGGCAAATTGCTTCGCGATATGCACGCCGCGCGCGTGCTGCCCGGATACGATCCGGATGTGAAAATCAAACTGCTGCAGCGCCTGCACGATGTCGTCGAAATCATTTTCTGCGTTTGCGCCGGCGACATCGAGAAGGGCCGCATTCGCGGCGATTTCGGCCTTACCTACGACGCGGCGTCGCTGCGCACTTTCGACGATCTGGAAGATTTCGGTTTTAATGTTTCGGCCGTGATCGTCAATCGATACCACGGCGAGAAAAGCGCGGCGCGCTTCATTGATTTTCTTAGGTCGCGTGACATCCCTGTGTACACGCAGCCTGAGATTGATGGGTACCCGGCCGACGTCGAAAAAATCGTTAGCGACGAGGGCTACGGCCGCAACCCCTTCATCGAAACCACCAAGCCCTTGGTGATCGTCACCGGCGCCGGCCCGGGAAGCGGTAAAATGGCGACCGGCTTGTCGCAGGTGTACCATCACCAACTGCGCGGCCAAAACGCCGGATTTGCCAAGTTCGAAACCTTCCCCATCTGGAATCTGCCCCTGGAGCACCCGGTCAACTTGGCTTATGAGGCGGCCACGGCGGATCTGAAGGATCGCAACCTCGTCGATCCTTTCCACTTGGAGGCTTACGGGATCGCCGCCGTAAACTACAACCGAGACATCGAGAACTTCAGCATCATGCGTGCGATTATCGCCAGCATTACCTCGAACGGCCTAACGGCGATGGATTACCGTTCCCCGACCGATATGGGCGTAAATATGGCCAAGGAGGGGATCATTAACGACGACGTGGTTCGGGCGGCGGCGACGCGGGAGATCATCCGCCGCTATTTCCGTTACGCCTGGGAGCACAAGCAGGGGCTCGAATCTAGAGACACCGTGGCGATCGTCGAGAAACTGATGCAAAAAGTCGGCGCGAAGGTGACCGATTATCCGCCTGTGCCGGCGGCACGCGAAGCGGCCAAGGAGGCCGCGCGGCGCGAGAAGGGCGATCACGGCGTATATTGCGGCGCGGCGTTGGAGTTGCACGACGGCGAAATCGTCGTGGGCTTGAATTCGTCGCTGATGCACGCCGAAGCGGCCTTGGTCCTAAACGTCATTAAAAAACTAGGCCACATTCCCGCGGAGATCGATTTGTTGCCGCCGCCGATCGTCGAAAACATTTGCCGCCTGAAAACAGACATCCAGGCGCGCAAGACGGCGGGCTTGAATGTTGAAGAGGTCCTGGTCGCCCTGTCCATTGGCGCCGCCTCCAGCCCCACCGCAGCGCATTGCATGCAGAAATTGAGGCTGCTCGCGGGCTGCGACATGCACACGACCCACGTGATCGGCAAGGGTAACGAGAACGGCTTGCGCCAGCTAGGCATCACGGTGACCACCGACGGCCTGCCGGTGTCGCGCGGGTTTTACTATTAG
- a CDS encoding DNRLRE domain-containing protein → MKQCLSPIMFALAMIVFFILAVSLQPFRGEAGAEEILNDFDFAETTDDDTCLDMAGIDVSADDEELGQFSEYDPETGRTCYLDDIAKTAYVYYGFPDENFGDEPILSVGWNFDSGLQARYRAHSLIGFPGCPSGLLQTATLHYYVSFLSLFGMSSDQHTIKFRLLEDSWTEGGVTWNNRPSANDEVAAYDSWLTYDDDDVWETVNLLDVLLKICDEEYPNNGIIITSDNLANPEEITFLTEDYDPEYELYMNICYCSDCRIRPFPGAAAQCYLDGELNPNNDCQACRLPTRQDWTDLDGDTCDDGLFCTVDDYCDDGTCTSDTQRWCEQDGLWCNGDELCDEDNDECGHQNAPDCSDDGVWCNGEEFCDEENDECSVQNVPDCSDDGIWCNGEEFCDEDNDQCSAQNVPDCSDDGVWCNGEEFCDEDNDECSVQNVPDCSDDGVWCNGDEFCDEDNDACDSTGNPCPDDGVWCNGEEMCSEDNDRCVNFNVPACSDDGFWCNGDEFCDEDNDECSHQNVPDCSEDGAWCNGDEFCDEDDNQCASTGDPCDEDETCDEESDECLPAADDDDDDTADDDDDDDDDNDDDDDDDDDADDDSGCGC, encoded by the coding sequence ATGAAGCAGTGCCTGTCTCCAATCATGTTCGCTTTAGCGATGATCGTTTTTTTCATCTTGGCTGTTTCGCTGCAACCCTTCAGGGGCGAGGCCGGTGCTGAAGAAATCCTCAATGATTTCGACTTCGCCGAAACCACTGATGACGACACTTGCTTGGATATGGCGGGTATCGATGTCTCAGCCGACGACGAAGAACTCGGGCAATTCAGCGAATACGATCCCGAGACCGGCCGAACATGCTACTTGGACGATATAGCGAAAACAGCGTACGTCTATTATGGCTTTCCCGATGAGAATTTCGGCGACGAGCCGATTCTATCCGTCGGCTGGAATTTCGATTCCGGCCTCCAGGCCAGGTACAGGGCGCATTCACTGATCGGATTTCCCGGATGCCCGTCGGGTCTCTTACAGACAGCAACGCTGCACTATTATGTCAGTTTTCTTTCTCTGTTCGGCATGTCATCGGATCAACACACGATCAAGTTCCGCCTGTTGGAAGACTCCTGGACCGAGGGTGGCGTCACCTGGAACAATCGCCCGAGCGCAAATGATGAAGTGGCGGCTTACGACAGTTGGCTTACCTACGACGACGATGACGTATGGGAAACTGTCAATTTGCTGGACGTGCTATTGAAAATATGTGACGAGGAGTATCCGAACAACGGAATCATAATTACGTCGGACAATTTGGCCAATCCGGAAGAAATCACGTTTCTTACGGAGGACTACGATCCCGAGTATGAACTGTATATGAATATTTGCTATTGCTCAGATTGCCGCATCAGGCCGTTTCCCGGCGCCGCCGCGCAATGCTATTTGGATGGCGAACTGAATCCCAACAACGATTGCCAGGCTTGCCGGCTGCCGACTCGCCAGGATTGGACGGATCTCGACGGCGACACTTGCGACGATGGCCTGTTCTGCACCGTGGACGACTATTGCGACGACGGAACGTGCACCAGCGACACCCAGCGGTGGTGCGAGCAGGACGGCTTGTGGTGCAACGGCGACGAGCTTTGCGATGAAGACAATGACGAATGCGGCCACCAAAACGCGCCCGATTGTTCCGACGACGGCGTTTGGTGCAATGGCGAAGAGTTCTGCGATGAAGAAAACGACGAGTGCAGCGTGCAGAATGTGCCGGACTGCTCCGACGACGGCATTTGGTGCAACGGCGAAGAATTCTGCGACGAAGATAACGATCAATGCAGCGCGCAAAACGTGCCGGACTGCTCCGACGACGGTGTCTGGTGCAACGGCGAAGAATTTTGCGACGAAGACAACGACGAGTGCAGCGTGCAGAATGTGCCGGACTGTTCCGACGACGGCGTCTGGTGCAACGGCGACGAATTCTGCGATGAAGACAACGACGCCTGCGATTCCACAGGCAACCCGTGCCCCGACGACGGTGTCTGGTGCAACGGCGAGGAAATGTGCAGCGAAGACAACGACCGCTGCGTAAACTTCAATGTCCCCGCCTGTTCCGACGACGGTTTCTGGTGCAATGGCGACGAGTTCTGCGATGAAGACAACGACGAGTGCAGCCACCAGAACGTGCCCGACTGTTCCGAAGACGGTGCCTGGTGCAACGGCGACGAATTCTGCGACGAAGATGACAATCAATGCGCGTCGACCGGCGACCCGTGCGATGAGGACGAAACCTGCGACGAAGAGAGCGACGAATGCCTACCCGCGGCTGACGACGACGATGACGACACTGCCGACGACGATGATGATGACGACGACGATAATGATGACGACGACGATGACGATGACGACGCCGATGATGACAGCGGTTGCGGCTGCTGA
- a CDS encoding TAXI family TRAP transporter solute-binding subunit, which translates to MMKTGRPIPWILVLCFVLLPVTAHAEKSYVFASGPAQCTYFRLGEFAASRDYTGFSIHNLASAGSVSNLDLLMSGKAQFALTQQDVLSSFLHKNGFTKKDSPLKVVGAAYYEYLHILVRTPLRIENHRDFRGMRVWLGAANSGTHFTARRFLDVSGIPLPSMQIMDDKDLCELTQTAGAKKSSSKVPKFDDIPSLFRRDQLDVAMLVVSAGAEAIKKAWCSGDVQFFEIQYELLRNLTIEGGGAATQHQTFVGEIPAGAYSCPGSVVVDNRPFATIVVPALLVTKADADPLIVQSVWQAVQAGAAKLEKDHELLPPETGSPLRLATSGLPLWREIEEPAKGRRWTWLVSPFIVLVILLAMLIVVRRKRRQIQRFFRNNRAISVFMTMVCIVLVSVLGTYLFEHNVNKHFSNPAEAFWSVLIYFTSGMEDRVLYTTGGKLFAIIALLMGPAMVAVLTGYVASRLVINFMESKMPHRLTDHFLILNWNPRAVHIIKQLKNEALHMESTIIVVSDDTELNFKNLEAQQKEAERREKAGDRLFEDVYFSAGDPTDSRALINANIQDARGVLVLADRALEDRADEKSIRTLFAIQRTLAEIGNGHSAHVVVELVNLENNVVVDEMAKTFPGTLEAVASTHIRTMLISQSLLQEGIVSFYRDLLEVTMDSNEVHSIVIPKSAAGWNFPEYASRVLAHRIDVPLIPVALIRRIDGRHQLYTNPKPGSPGYVLEEGDKLLVVSYEAPEAQDLPDVQPLEN; encoded by the coding sequence ATGATGAAAACGGGTCGACCCATACCGTGGATTCTTGTGCTGTGCTTCGTGTTGCTTCCTGTCACGGCGCACGCGGAGAAGAGCTACGTCTTCGCTTCCGGGCCGGCGCAATGCACGTACTTCCGCCTCGGGGAATTCGCAGCGTCGCGCGATTATACCGGCTTCTCGATTCACAACCTCGCGTCGGCCGGTTCGGTCTCGAACCTGGATCTGTTGATGTCGGGCAAGGCGCAGTTCGCCCTGACGCAGCAGGATGTACTTAGCTCGTTTCTACACAAGAACGGCTTCACCAAGAAAGATTCCCCGCTCAAGGTCGTCGGAGCGGCGTATTACGAATATCTGCACATTCTCGTGCGCACGCCGCTGCGAATCGAAAATCACCGTGATTTTCGCGGTATGCGTGTGTGGTTGGGGGCGGCCAACAGCGGCACGCATTTCACTGCCCGCCGGTTTCTTGACGTCTCGGGCATCCCGCTTCCATCGATGCAGATCATGGACGACAAAGACCTCTGCGAATTAACCCAGACTGCCGGTGCTAAGAAGTCTTCGAGTAAAGTCCCAAAATTCGACGATATCCCTTCGCTTTTTCGGCGCGACCAACTCGACGTGGCCATGCTGGTGGTCAGCGCGGGCGCCGAGGCTATCAAAAAGGCATGGTGCAGCGGCGACGTGCAATTTTTCGAAATTCAGTACGAATTGTTGCGCAACTTGACCATAGAGGGTGGCGGCGCGGCGACGCAGCATCAAACCTTTGTCGGCGAAATCCCGGCTGGTGCGTACTCTTGCCCCGGCTCCGTCGTTGTCGATAACCGACCTTTCGCGACCATCGTTGTGCCCGCCCTGCTGGTGACCAAGGCCGACGCGGATCCGCTTATCGTGCAATCGGTGTGGCAGGCCGTGCAAGCAGGCGCCGCGAAGTTGGAAAAGGACCACGAGTTGCTGCCGCCGGAAACCGGTTCGCCGCTGCGTCTGGCGACCTCGGGGCTTCCCCTGTGGCGGGAAATCGAAGAGCCGGCGAAGGGTCGCCGGTGGACGTGGCTGGTCAGCCCCTTCATCGTGCTCGTTATATTGCTGGCGATGCTGATTGTGGTGCGCCGAAAACGGCGTCAGATCCAGCGCTTCTTTCGCAATAACCGTGCGATATCCGTGTTCATGACGATGGTGTGCATCGTCTTGGTTTCCGTACTGGGAACCTACCTTTTCGAGCATAATGTCAACAAACACTTCTCGAATCCGGCTGAGGCCTTTTGGTCCGTTCTCATCTACTTCACCAGTGGGATGGAGGATCGGGTCCTATACACAACCGGCGGGAAGCTTTTCGCGATCATTGCCTTGTTGATGGGTCCGGCCATGGTCGCCGTGTTGACCGGTTACGTGGCGTCCCGACTGGTGATCAACTTTATGGAGAGCAAAATGCCGCACCGACTTACCGACCATTTTCTGATCTTGAATTGGAACCCGCGCGCGGTTCACATTATCAAGCAGCTCAAAAACGAAGCCCTGCACATGGAGTCGACGATCATCGTCGTCTCCGACGACACCGAACTGAACTTTAAGAATCTGGAAGCACAGCAAAAAGAGGCCGAACGCAGGGAAAAAGCAGGCGATCGGCTCTTCGAGGACGTGTATTTCAGCGCCGGAGATCCCACCGATTCGCGGGCACTGATCAACGCCAACATTCAAGACGCCCGCGGCGTATTGGTCCTGGCCGACCGCGCCCTTGAAGATCGGGCCGATGAAAAATCCATCCGCACGCTTTTCGCCATCCAACGCACGCTGGCCGAAATCGGCAACGGCCACTCGGCGCACGTCGTGGTCGAACTGGTGAACCTGGAAAACAACGTTGTCGTCGACGAGATGGCCAAGACCTTCCCCGGCACGCTCGAAGCGGTCGCCAGTACGCATATCCGCACCATGTTGATTTCCCAATCGCTTCTGCAGGAGGGCATCGTGTCCTTCTATCGGGACCTGCTCGAGGTGACGATGGACTCCAACGAGGTGCACTCCATTGTGATTCCCAAGTCGGCTGCGGGGTGGAATTTTCCCGAATACGCCAGCCGCGTTTTGGCCCACCGCATTGACGTGCCGCTGATCCCCGTGGCGCTGATCCGCCGCATCGACGGCAGGCACCAACTCTACACAAACCCCAAGCCCGGTTCACCGGGATACGTTTTGGAAGAGGGCGACAAACTCCTGGTCGTCTCCTACGAGGCACCCGAGGCGCAAGACTTGCCCGATGTCCAACCGCTCGAAAACTGA